The Sphaerospermopsis torques-reginae ITEP-024 genome has a window encoding:
- a CDS encoding FdhF/YdeP family oxidoreductase has protein sequence MDKLPESESNLSSGGGLPVIEYWVEKTLTPQGLKLWQTLNHKSACLSCAWGTGGQKGGFVNEAGEYLQRCAKSVEAIAAELQPGIKPEFFQQYNISELQKLTSQECDKLGRLTYPLILRSGSSHYQRISWEEVYQIAAQAFSITPERIASYSSGRSSNEAAYLLQLLMRSLGSNNLADCSDLCHAPSTVGLKKVFGAGTSMVSLENLKHSDCVVLIGSNAPANHPRLMNELIKLRERGGKVIIINPQIEIGLVKFASPAFPIKSLLTGGSDISTLYLQPIPGSDVALFVGLQKSLIEQNLINREYLKYYTNNWAEILEYANNTTWVNITQTCGLSHEEITATASLIGKSERVVFAWAMGVTQQANGVDNILSIANTALITGNAGKIGSGTMPIRGHSNVQGFGSMGVTVNLREEIKQALSKLLGKPLSETPGYHTRDLITAAEKGKVDTLFCLGGNLYAANPDLQQAKQALSQIETIFYVSTKPNLGHFHGLGKTQTLILPVFNRFENPHKTTTESGNNFVRLNDEGTSHLQPHNSDLISEIELITEIAHRVHHESPVNWRKLQYPVYIRELIAKTIPGYEKIGEIDQTKEEFTIAGRIFEEPKFKTPDGKAQMFVTPLPQLSIPDKSTFGFAENQAGIVLILGTGRSYGQHNTVVYRSEDKYRNMPHRHCILMNISDIKKAGFEEHQRVKVKGDGGELENIEIICGAIREGVAFMFYPEANVLFKGKIDPKSGTPAYKRVPVFVYQ, from the coding sequence ATGGATAAATTACCTGAAAGCGAGTCTAACTTATCTTCTGGTGGTGGTTTACCAGTAATAGAATATTGGGTAGAAAAAACCCTGACACCCCAGGGGTTAAAATTGTGGCAAACCCTGAATCATAAAAGTGCGTGTTTATCCTGTGCGTGGGGTACGGGTGGCCAAAAAGGGGGTTTTGTGAATGAAGCGGGAGAATATTTACAGCGTTGTGCTAAAAGTGTAGAGGCGATCGCTGCGGAATTGCAACCAGGAATAAAACCAGAATTTTTCCAACAATATAATATTAGTGAATTACAAAAACTCACATCTCAAGAATGTGATAAATTAGGCAGATTAACCTATCCTTTGATTCTCAGATCCGGATCATCCCATTATCAACGCATTAGCTGGGAAGAAGTTTATCAAATTGCAGCACAGGCTTTTAGTATAACACCAGAAAGAATCGCTAGTTATAGTTCGGGGCGTTCATCAAATGAAGCTGCTTATTTATTACAATTGTTAATGCGATCGCTAGGTAGTAATAATTTAGCAGACTGTTCCGATTTATGTCACGCCCCCTCAACCGTCGGCTTAAAAAAAGTATTCGGTGCAGGTACATCAATGGTAAGTTTAGAAAACCTCAAACACAGTGATTGTGTAGTTTTAATAGGTTCTAACGCACCTGCAAACCACCCCAGATTAATGAACGAATTAATCAAATTGCGAGAACGAGGTGGTAAAGTAATTATCATTAACCCACAGATAGAAATAGGTTTAGTAAAATTCGCCTCTCCTGCATTTCCCATTAAATCATTATTAACAGGTGGTTCAGATATATCAACCTTATATTTACAACCCATTCCTGGTAGTGATGTGGCATTATTTGTAGGATTGCAAAAATCATTAATTGAACAGAATTTAATTAACCGAGAATATTTGAAATACTATACAAACAACTGGGCAGAAATTCTAGAATATGCAAATAATACAACCTGGGTAAATATCACACAAACTTGCGGTTTATCTCATGAAGAAATCACCGCAACAGCTTCATTAATTGGTAAATCTGAGCGTGTAGTTTTTGCTTGGGCGATGGGTGTAACCCAACAAGCAAACGGAGTTGATAACATATTAAGTATAGCAAATACCGCCTTAATTACAGGAAACGCGGGTAAAATTGGATCAGGAACAATGCCCATTAGAGGACATTCAAACGTTCAAGGATTTGGATCAATGGGTGTAACTGTAAATTTACGAGAAGAAATTAAACAAGCATTATCCAAACTATTAGGAAAACCTCTCAGCGAAACACCAGGTTATCATACCCGTGATTTAATAACAGCAGCAGAAAAAGGGAAAGTAGATACTCTCTTTTGTTTAGGTGGTAATTTGTATGCAGCTAACCCAGATTTACAGCAAGCAAAACAAGCATTATCCCAAATAGAAACCATATTTTATGTATCTACAAAACCGAACTTAGGACATTTTCACGGATTAGGAAAAACTCAAACATTAATATTACCAGTTTTCAATCGTTTTGAAAATCCCCATAAAACGACAACGGAATCAGGTAATAATTTTGTGAGGTTAAATGATGAAGGTACAAGTCATTTACAACCCCATAATTCTGATTTAATTTCGGAAATAGAATTAATTACAGAAATTGCCCATCGTGTACATCATGAAAGTCCTGTAAATTGGCGAAAATTGCAATATCCGGTATATATCAGAGAATTAATTGCAAAAACCATTCCTGGTTATGAGAAAATAGGAGAAATTGATCAAACCAAGGAAGAATTTACCATTGCAGGGCGGATTTTTGAAGAACCGAAATTTAAAACACCGGATGGTAAAGCGCAGATGTTTGTAACACCTTTACCACAGTTATCAATACCTGATAAATCAACTTTTGGGTTTGCAGAAAATCAGGCAGGAATTGTTTTGATATTGGGAACAGGGCGCAGTTATGGACAACATAATACAGTAGTTTATCGCAGTGAAGATAAATATAGAAATATGCCCCATCGTCATTGTATTTTGATGAATATTTCAGATATTAAAAAAGCAGGTTTTGAGGAACATCAACGAGTGAAGGTTAAAGGGGATGGGGGAGAATTAGAGAATATTGAAATTATTTGTGGTGCGATTCGTGAAGGGGTGGCTTTTATGTTTTATCCTGAAGCTAATGTGTTATTTAAGGGGAAAATTGATCCAAAAAGTGGTACTCCTGCATATAAGAGAGTTCCGGTTTTTGTTTATCAATAA